One stretch of Lacimicrobium alkaliphilum DNA includes these proteins:
- the rpmE gene encoding 50S ribosomal protein L31, with product MKDGIHPDYQEMTATCSCGNKIQVRSTLKKDINLDVCSECHPFYTGKQRNVDTGGRVDRFNKRFGALGKK from the coding sequence ATGAAAGACGGTATCCACCCGGATTATCAAGAAATGACTGCAACCTGTTCTTGTGGCAACAAGATCCAGGTTCGTTCTACCCTGAAAAAAGATATCAACCTGGACGTATGTTCTGAATGTCACCCATTCTACACTGGTAAGCAGCGTAATGTTGATACCGGCGGCCGTGTTGATCGCTTTAACAAGCGTTTCGGTGCTTTGGGTAAGAAATAA